The DNA window AACAAGTGGATTTATAGGTAGTTATAGATTCTTAAAAGTAGAAACAAATGTAGGAAACTTAATACTATTTTTAAATTGCCAACGTGAACTTGATTCTTATGAATCTTTTGTGAAAAATAGTGTTTTAATTTCAATAGGAGTAATACTATCAGTACTTGTTTTAATTATTCTAATATCAAAAAAGGTAATAGCACCAATACAGGAGACATATTTAAAACAAAAACAATTCATAACAGGAGCTAGTCATGAGTTAAAAACACCATTAGCTATCATTAGTTCTAATGCTGATGTATTAGAGATGATGAATGGAGATTCAAAATGGACTACCAATATTCATAATCAGGTTGATCGATTGACTAGCTTGGTAAATAGTTTGGTTGTATTTAGTCGAATGGAAGAAAAAGATACTGTAGAGCGAACTAGTTTTGATCTAACTGAAACTTTGAAGTCGAGAATTGAGGACTTTGATGAGTTAGCTAACTTCCAGAAAAAATATATTGTGACAGATATTGATGAAAATTTGAATTATTATGGAGAAAAAGATTCTATAATTCAATTAATGGATATACTGTTAGAAAATGCAATTAAATATGCTCCAGAAGATAGTGATATATTGGTTAAACTTAATAAAAATAGAAAATATGCTACTTTAAAAGTTTCTAATAAAGCTAATGTAGAAAAAGGTGATTTAAGCAAAGTTTTTGATCGTTTCTATAGATTAGATGAATCTAGAAATAGTGCGATAAAAGGTTATGGTATAGGATTATCTATGGCACAGCTTATAGCAGAAAAACACAAAGAAACAATTCAAGCATATGCACCAGAAGATGGAGTCTTCAAGATTGAAGTGCGATTTACATTAGTTGATAGATAATAAATAAAAGGTAATCCTCTAAACCGTTTTGGTTTGGAAGATTATTTTTTAAAGAAATTTCTGTAGGAGGAA is part of the Gemella haemolysans ATCC 10379 genome and encodes:
- a CDS encoding sensor histidine kinase; the protein is MFKSLRKKFIATAVGSVAVVIAILAIALNFINFNKLEERIDTTLLDASRSQALIKIFAEDGDDLVITKNSSSATEYNGFSIAKVDNNGRIIKAYRDDSLIEDQDTLQSKVIEALEKGKTSGFIGSYRFLKVETNVGNLILFLNCQRELDSYESFVKNSVLISIGVILSVLVLIILISKKVIAPIQETYLKQKQFITGASHELKTPLAIISSNADVLEMMNGDSKWTTNIHNQVDRLTSLVNSLVVFSRMEEKDTVERTSFDLTETLKSRIEDFDELANFQKKYIVTDIDENLNYYGEKDSIIQLMDILLENAIKYAPEDSDILVKLNKNRKYATLKVSNKANVEKGDLSKVFDRFYRLDESRNSAIKGYGIGLSMAQLIAEKHKETIQAYAPEDGVFKIEVRFTLVDR